A genomic segment from Novipirellula artificiosorum encodes:
- a CDS encoding sulfatase, with translation MNVLFLASDDLNSWLLGDTNRYAGKVVAPNLTKLAESGVNFKRAYTAAPVCSPSRTAFFSGVAPWTSGHYHNTPGANSSEPLKSALSMAGFFKKAGYSTAGYGKITHGWDQGEHWDEKIGHKRDPAPPGAPLTPSGRGEQDWGPIHLAEEEMNDTLNVDNAIHRLQQEHDKPFFIACGTFNPHMPWYVPQKYFDMFPLDEVTTPELREDDLDDVPEWGVELTLGKQKYVDSVFEHGLHKEGVQAYLATTAYADAQLGRVLDALDKSPYRDNTVVVFLTDHGFHLAEKHHWQKATLWEEATHTLMMIRAPGVTPAGGAACERFVSLLDIYPTLAELCGLEPPDYLDGRSLVPLLRNPEAEWQSTAITGLTSKGGPTWHPYLSIRSETGRYIRYVDGQEEFYDTSKDPHEWTNSIGDPEYASVIKRMRAAIPSPSDAATPLPEVLKNTRE, from the coding sequence ATGAACGTCCTGTTCTTGGCGTCCGATGATCTAAACAGCTGGCTGTTGGGAGACACGAACCGTTATGCAGGAAAGGTGGTGGCGCCGAACCTGACGAAACTTGCCGAGAGCGGGGTCAATTTCAAGCGTGCCTACACTGCGGCCCCGGTCTGCTCTCCCTCCCGCACGGCCTTCTTCTCGGGTGTCGCCCCGTGGACGTCGGGCCACTATCACAATACGCCGGGAGCCAACTCGAGTGAGCCGCTGAAAAGCGCCCTGTCGATGGCAGGGTTCTTCAAGAAGGCTGGTTACAGCACCGCCGGCTACGGAAAAATCACGCATGGCTGGGATCAAGGAGAGCACTGGGACGAGAAGATCGGCCACAAACGCGATCCGGCTCCGCCCGGCGCCCCGCTCACGCCGTCCGGCCGAGGCGAACAGGATTGGGGACCCATCCACCTCGCCGAAGAAGAAATGAACGACACGCTCAATGTCGACAACGCCATTCACCGGCTCCAGCAAGAACACGACAAACCGTTTTTCATTGCCTGCGGCACGTTCAATCCACACATGCCGTGGTACGTGCCCCAGAAGTATTTCGACATGTTTCCCCTGGACGAAGTGACGACGCCGGAGCTTCGAGAGGACGATCTGGATGATGTGCCGGAGTGGGGCGTCGAATTAACGCTGGGGAAGCAGAAGTACGTGGACAGTGTCTTCGAACATGGTTTGCACAAAGAAGGCGTCCAGGCCTATCTCGCGACGACGGCCTATGCCGACGCCCAACTTGGTCGCGTACTCGACGCGTTGGACAAGAGCCCCTATCGAGACAACACCGTCGTGGTGTTCCTGACCGACCACGGTTTCCATCTGGCTGAGAAGCACCATTGGCAGAAGGCCACCCTCTGGGAAGAGGCCACACACACGCTGATGATGATCCGCGCGCCCGGCGTGACTCCCGCCGGTGGCGCTGCGTGCGAGCGATTCGTCTCGCTGCTGGATATCTACCCAACGCTGGCGGAACTGTGCGGGCTGGAACCGCCAGACTACCTGGATGGGCGTTCGCTCGTGCCCCTCTTAAGAAACCCGGAAGCGGAGTGGCAAAGCACCGCGATCACCGGCTTGACGAGCAAAGGCGGGCCGACGTGGCATCCGTACCTCAGCATCCGTAGCGAGACAGGGCGCTACATTCGCTATGTAGACGGACAGGAGGAATTCTACGATACGAGCAAAGATCCTCACGAATGGACCAATTCAATTGGCGACCCGGAATACGCGTCTGTCATCAAACGTATGCGTGCCGCAATCCCCAGCCCGTCCGACGCGGCCACGCCGTTGCCGGAAGTATTGAAGAACACACGAGAGTGA
- a CDS encoding sulfatase family protein: protein MKSLHIITLFALFCGLASLLVAGSALALRPNILLITADDMSWDSVGVYGCPVEETTPNIDRLASEGIQFDYGYVQIAICTPSRQVMLSGSHSHQTMTRCFTEMERVGPTLPDVLKQNGYHIANINKRQNHYDWDTVIDEPDSGFGRDIPFHGEAVRGIIEAAGEKPWFIMANFNDPHRPFHGSDAEKVWTKYDAARFSNPSRVYGVDEIVVPGFLPDLTDVRMEMAQYYSSVRRCDDGVGAILGTLENSSEAKNTIVVFMSDHGISNPFSKMNCYQVSLRVPLIVRYPGKIEAGRRDKFNMVSAVDLAPTLLELAGLDVPKTMAGRSFVRLLEGEDQDGRDYVIGYYYRNLRQTVLYPEFTVQMRDWVYIYNPWVDGVTAVHNSDYTGSPTLLAMWEAAETVPSIKERTEFHKYRVREELYNVRQDPHAYINVAAASENRERIAEMQTILVHWMEETEHPALKLMKEPHNEELIAEYMEWERENAVKQVEEVKRGKR, encoded by the coding sequence TTGAAATCTCTCCATATCATCACTCTATTCGCGTTGTTTTGCGGACTTGCGTCTCTGCTCGTTGCGGGCAGCGCATTGGCCCTGCGCCCAAACATCCTGCTCATTACCGCCGACGACATGAGTTGGGATTCGGTCGGCGTCTACGGGTGCCCCGTCGAGGAGACGACTCCGAACATCGACCGACTGGCCTCCGAGGGCATCCAATTCGACTACGGATACGTGCAGATCGCGATTTGCACGCCGTCGCGACAGGTGATGCTATCCGGCAGCCACAGCCACCAGACCATGACGCGCTGTTTCACTGAAATGGAACGCGTCGGCCCGACGTTGCCAGACGTGCTAAAGCAGAACGGGTACCACATCGCCAACATCAACAAGCGGCAGAATCACTACGACTGGGATACGGTAATCGACGAGCCAGACTCGGGTTTCGGACGCGATATCCCGTTTCATGGAGAAGCGGTGCGCGGCATCATCGAAGCCGCCGGGGAGAAGCCATGGTTCATCATGGCCAACTTCAATGACCCTCATCGTCCGTTCCATGGTTCGGACGCCGAGAAAGTGTGGACGAAGTACGATGCAGCGCGCTTCAGCAACCCGAGTCGCGTCTATGGCGTCGACGAGATCGTTGTGCCAGGGTTCTTGCCGGACTTGACTGACGTGCGGATGGAAATGGCGCAGTACTACTCCTCCGTTCGTCGTTGCGACGATGGTGTCGGAGCGATTCTGGGAACGCTGGAGAACTCCAGCGAAGCGAAGAACACGATCGTTGTGTTCATGTCCGACCACGGGATCTCCAATCCGTTCTCGAAGATGAACTGCTATCAGGTCAGCCTTCGCGTTCCGCTGATCGTGCGCTATCCCGGCAAGATCGAAGCAGGCCGTCGCGACAAGTTCAACATGGTCAGCGCGGTCGACCTCGCGCCGACGTTGCTGGAACTTGCAGGGCTGGATGTCCCCAAAACGATGGCCGGGCGTTCTTTCGTTCGGCTTTTGGAGGGTGAGGATCAAGACGGTCGCGATTACGTGATCGGCTACTACTATCGGAACCTGCGGCAGACGGTGCTGTACCCAGAGTTCACCGTGCAGATGCGAGACTGGGTCTATATCTACAACCCCTGGGTAGACGGCGTCACTGCGGTGCATAACTCCGACTACACCGGCAGCCCGACGCTGTTGGCGATGTGGGAGGCCGCCGAGACGGTTCCCTCGATCAAGGAACGCACTGAGTTTCATAAGTATCGAGTCCGAGAAGAACTCTACAACGTCCGTCAGGACCCGCACGCCTACATCAACGTCGCGGCAGCGTCGGAGAATCGGGAACGCATCGCGGAGATGCAAACGATCCTCGTGCACTGGATGGAAGAAACGGAGCACCCGGCCCTTAAACTGATGAAGGAACCGCACAACGAGGAGTTGATCGCCGAGTACATGGAATGGGAGCGAGAAAACGCGGTCAAGCAGGTCGAGGAAGTAAAACGCGGAAAGCGGTGA
- a CDS encoding class I SAM-dependent methyltransferase, which translates to MSDPIPSSSPPKSLRSDLQVLRHLLFHPIRGETHAERLESFYGGQAENYDSFRARMLHGRRELIRSIDFPSNGIWVDLGAGTGENVVLAGEAAHSLSEIHLVDLSSSLLEIASQRIKQAGLEGVRIHLADATQFDLPPDSVDVVTFSYSLTMIPDWFEAIAVAESLLRPGGIIAVTDFYVSRKYAQEGSRQHGWLRRAFWTHWFAADNVFLSGDHIPLLHRRFEVEQFKEQLGKVPYLPLLRAPHYRFVGRKPPRPDL; encoded by the coding sequence ATGAGCGATCCGATCCCCTCCAGTTCGCCACCCAAGTCGCTCCGTAGCGATCTGCAGGTGCTTCGGCACTTATTGTTTCATCCGATCCGTGGCGAAACCCATGCGGAACGATTGGAATCGTTTTACGGCGGACAGGCGGAGAATTACGACTCGTTTCGTGCCCGGATGCTCCACGGTCGGCGAGAATTGATCAGAAGCATTGACTTTCCAAGCAATGGCATTTGGGTCGATCTAGGGGCGGGTACCGGTGAAAACGTCGTCCTGGCTGGAGAGGCTGCTCATTCATTAAGCGAGATTCATCTGGTCGATCTTTCGTCTTCACTACTGGAAATTGCCTCGCAACGAATCAAGCAAGCGGGCCTGGAAGGCGTCCGCATTCATCTGGCAGACGCCACTCAATTTGACTTGCCGCCGGACAGCGTAGACGTGGTCACGTTCTCGTACTCGTTGACAATGATCCCGGATTGGTTCGAGGCCATCGCCGTCGCGGAAAGTTTGTTGAGGCCGGGTGGGATCATTGCGGTTACCGACTTTTACGTCTCTCGCAAGTATGCCCAAGAGGGGTCTCGACAACACGGTTGGCTTCGCCGTGCGTTTTGGACGCATTGGTTTGCGGCGGACAATGTCTTTCTCAGCGGCGATCACATCCCACTGCTACACCGTCGCTTTGAAGTGGAGCAGTTCAAGGAACAGCTAGGCAAAGTTCCTTACCTGCCGCTGCTGCGTGCTCCGCATTACCGGTTCGTTGGACGAAAACCACCGCGCCCCGATCTGTAG
- a CDS encoding PhoH family protein codes for MRLTDSIGPRNAEQKFALRALMDDDVKFVTLAGKAGTGKTLLALAAALETRSKYQQILLARPIVPLSNHDLGFLPGDINAKLDPYMQPLFDNLNVIRHQFRGTEKKAEALDKILEEKQLVITPLSYIRGRSLQNLYFIIDEAQNLTPHEVKTIIAR; via the coding sequence TTGCGTTTAACCGACTCGATTGGCCCTCGAAACGCGGAACAAAAATTTGCACTTCGCGCTTTGATGGATGATGATGTCAAGTTCGTTACATTGGCAGGCAAAGCGGGAACCGGGAAAACCCTGCTGGCGCTTGCGGCAGCATTGGAAACGCGTTCCAAATACCAACAGATTCTCCTTGCTCGACCGATCGTTCCATTGAGCAATCATGACCTTGGCTTCTTACCTGGCGACATCAATGCAAAGCTCGATCCCTACATGCAGCCCCTGTTCGACAACTTGAACGTGATTCGCCATCAGTTCCGCGGAACCGAAAAGAAAGCCGAAGCGCTTGACAAAATACTGGAGGAAAAACAACTGGTGATCACACCGCTGTCCTACATTCGCGGGCGCAGTCTGCAAAACCTGTACTTCATCATCGACGAGGCACAAAACTTGACGCCTCACGAAGTCAAGACGATTATCGCGCGTTGA
- a CDS encoding UDP-2,3-diacylglucosamine diphosphatase → MDNAEKSPVRTLLISDVHLGCKHSQSREFLHFLRGYVPDKLYIVGDFIDTWKINSGWHWSDECDQIIAHLVGLAQAGTRIFYVPGNHDCFLRNCAFYEMLPRGFPHFEVANEFILETVRGWKLLVTHGDLFDIFETRLQWISKAITPFYDTCLSLNWWFHRWLLGEQENPYGVCSVMKNRVKRGVRFISQFESKIQQHARQRECEGVICGHIHTPDIVQSDSMLYFNTGDWVENCTGLVEHHDGRLELTSRYSHHRQLDLGDRRDAGKEWEGFAAQDKDLSCQVSLTAASDLTEFAA, encoded by the coding sequence ATGGATAACGCCGAGAAGTCGCCCGTCCGGACTCTGCTGATTAGCGACGTTCACCTGGGCTGCAAACACTCGCAGTCCAGAGAATTTCTTCATTTTCTGCGCGGTTATGTCCCCGACAAACTCTATATCGTCGGTGACTTTATTGACACCTGGAAAATCAACTCCGGCTGGCATTGGTCGGACGAATGCGATCAGATCATCGCTCACCTTGTGGGTCTGGCGCAAGCGGGAACAAGAATCTTCTACGTGCCGGGCAACCACGATTGTTTCCTCAGGAACTGTGCGTTTTACGAAATGCTCCCTCGGGGCTTTCCGCATTTCGAGGTGGCCAATGAATTCATTCTTGAAACAGTCCGCGGCTGGAAATTACTGGTTACCCACGGTGACCTGTTCGACATCTTTGAAACCCGTTTGCAGTGGATTTCCAAGGCAATCACTCCCTTTTATGACACTTGCCTGAGTCTGAACTGGTGGTTCCATCGGTGGTTACTGGGTGAGCAAGAGAACCCGTATGGCGTTTGCTCGGTCATGAAGAATCGCGTCAAGCGAGGTGTGAGATTCATTAGCCAGTTCGAATCGAAAATACAGCAGCACGCTCGCCAGCGCGAGTGTGAAGGAGTTATCTGCGGTCACATTCATACGCCCGACATCGTGCAATCCGATTCGATGCTCTATTTCAACACGGGCGATTGGGTTGAAAACTGCACCGGTCTGGTCGAGCATCACGATGGCCGGCTGGAGTTGACTTCGAGATACTCGCACCACCGGCAGCTTGATCTCGGAGATCGGCGTGACGCCGGCAAAGAGTGGGAGGGATTCGCAGCGCAGGACAAAGATCTTTCCTGCCAAGTCTCACTCACCGCGGCAAGCGATCTCACAGAGTTTGCCGCTTAG
- a CDS encoding sulfatase-like hydrolase/transferase — MPNIVLVMSDDQGWGQVGYMGHPHLQGKTPHMDAMAESGIRFNRFYAAAPVCSPTRASVLTGRVPARTGVPGLHKRLCLQEKTLPQALKKAGYATAHFGKWHLGGVKGSAMPVLPDDPNHPGHYGFDEWLSATNYIEMNPLMTHNGKIVYLEGESSILMVEAAQRFMKTNRDRPFFAVLWYGSPHFPYTALEEDREGLPKSLDPRVANLFGEIIAMDRSIGMLRQGLRDMGLAENTLIWFCSDNGGRDHEPDSVGGLRGFKGSLYEGGIRVPGIIEWPGRIQPMVTDFPASTMDIMPTIVDLLDLPDDSMLDVVDGASLASLLDGKTPDLNRTIPFTSNGTALIEGNYKLFQEGRGKAAKWVLYDLKMDPKETVDISKENPERFEQMVEQAEKMLASVEASAAGMDYPEGKVIQPQRGAEWFAMEEYQALYETFSKLKPGWSPPAKGKMERDQE, encoded by the coding sequence ATGCCCAACATCGTGCTGGTCATGTCGGATGATCAGGGATGGGGGCAGGTCGGTTACATGGGGCATCCACACCTGCAGGGGAAAACACCGCATATGGATGCCATGGCGGAGTCAGGCATCCGTTTTAACCGATTCTATGCGGCAGCACCGGTTTGCTCGCCGACCCGAGCCTCGGTGCTGACCGGCAGGGTCCCGGCCCGTACCGGTGTGCCGGGCCTTCATAAGCGACTTTGTCTTCAGGAAAAAACGCTCCCCCAGGCCTTGAAGAAGGCGGGTTACGCTACGGCGCATTTCGGTAAGTGGCATCTCGGTGGTGTCAAAGGATCGGCGATGCCGGTTCTGCCGGATGACCCGAATCATCCCGGGCATTACGGCTTCGACGAGTGGCTTTCGGCCACCAACTACATCGAAATGAACCCGCTGATGACGCACAACGGCAAGATCGTTTACCTGGAAGGGGAATCGTCCATTCTCATGGTTGAAGCGGCCCAGAGATTCATGAAGACAAACAGAGACCGTCCGTTCTTTGCTGTCCTCTGGTATGGATCGCCGCACTTTCCCTACACTGCCCTCGAAGAGGATAGAGAGGGATTGCCGAAGAGCCTGGATCCTAGGGTTGCGAATCTGTTCGGCGAAATCATCGCGATGGATCGGAGCATCGGAATGTTGCGTCAGGGCCTGCGGGATATGGGCCTCGCTGAAAACACCCTGATCTGGTTTTGCAGCGATAACGGGGGGCGCGACCATGAGCCCGATTCGGTTGGTGGGCTCCGGGGATTCAAAGGCAGTCTCTACGAAGGGGGCATCCGGGTCCCCGGTATCATTGAATGGCCGGGCCGGATTCAGCCCATGGTTACCGACTTCCCGGCCTCGACGATGGACATCATGCCGACAATCGTTGATCTGTTGGACTTGCCGGACGATTCGATGCTGGATGTTGTCGATGGGGCAAGTCTCGCTTCGCTTCTGGATGGAAAGACTCCGGATCTGAATCGCACCATTCCGTTTACCTCGAACGGGACCGCGCTCATCGAAGGGAACTACAAGTTGTTTCAAGAGGGAAGGGGAAAGGCGGCGAAGTGGGTTCTGTATGATCTGAAAATGGACCCCAAGGAGACCGTCGACATTTCCAAGGAAAACCCGGAACGCTTTGAACAAATGGTCGAACAGGCGGAGAAGATGCTGGCCTCGGTCGAAGCCAGTGCGGCCGGAATGGATTATCCGGAAGGCAAGGTGATCCAACCCCAACGCGGGGCGGAGTGGTTTGCCATGGAGGAATACCAGGCGCTTTACGAGACCTTCTCCAAACTCAAGCCGGGCTGGAGCCCGCCCGCGAAAGGGAAGATGGAACGCGATCAGGAGTAG
- a CDS encoding family 78 glycoside hydrolase catalytic domain: protein MGEEPTSATITVNSPAYFELYVNGKKIGRDVLSPAVSKLDKQTFSITYDVREYLVAGDNCVGLWLGAGWADSIIVRAQLDVIVDGEPFAIGSDTSWKTRTSGRYKIGQWKWGDFGGELVDARQVAPDWCRAGLDTSAWTSAVAATNVLLGPARNQLCPPNRIGDEIPAVSVTSIGAGLYEIDFGKALTGWFRMKMPTLQSGTTVTMTFADTKSDSQKKKLSKIGDNGWYQHFNQISKFVSAGGEGEVFENKFNFAAFRYVIVEGLSSLPAKRSVKAMLVDSDLEHTASFECSKDLFNRIHEVNKWTQQCLNLGGYYVDCPHRERMGYGDGQVATEGFMTNFRADRFYRKWLTDWRLLQKPDGGLPNSAPFGKGGGGPGWGGLLSAIAWRHFLYYGDKSVLEENYDAIRRYVEHLETISQSNGDILTGKTGKFSFIGDWVAPRRGMDTNNAPSHEARELFNNCYRIQQIELLIQMARVLEKTDDVNDYNNRVSEIRSKVHKAFYDVEKQQYVLDGQAYYVMPLMTGVTPDATRPLLLKKLEENILLKNTGHLDTGMLGTYFMMEYLRDIGRSDLVFTMFNQTTYPGWGYMLQQDATTLWEQWNGYWSQVHSCFTSPDNWLYQGVAGIQADASAPGFKNAIIKPDIVGDVTWVRSHYDSNYGRFVSNWQLEGDRLKMHVTVPANATATVYVPAGGMNDVSESGRPLDQTPGVEFLRIEDGKVVLRVVAGVYSFEAQKSSK from the coding sequence ATGGGGGAAGAGCCGACATCAGCCACCATTACTGTGAATTCGCCGGCGTATTTCGAGCTGTATGTGAACGGCAAAAAAATCGGTAGGGATGTGCTCAGCCCGGCCGTATCCAAGCTGGACAAGCAGACTTTTTCGATCACTTATGACGTCCGTGAATACTTGGTGGCAGGTGATAACTGCGTTGGCCTTTGGCTTGGCGCCGGATGGGCCGACAGCATCATCGTGCGAGCGCAATTGGATGTGATCGTCGATGGCGAACCATTCGCCATCGGCTCCGACACCTCGTGGAAGACCAGAACGAGCGGTCGATACAAAATTGGCCAGTGGAAATGGGGTGATTTCGGTGGGGAATTGGTCGATGCCCGCCAAGTTGCTCCGGATTGGTGTCGGGCCGGACTGGATACGTCAGCATGGACAAGCGCGGTAGCGGCGACCAATGTTCTCCTCGGGCCGGCTCGCAATCAACTCTGTCCTCCCAACCGCATTGGTGATGAGATTCCCGCAGTATCTGTCACCTCCATCGGCGCCGGCCTCTACGAAATCGATTTCGGGAAAGCGCTGACTGGTTGGTTCCGCATGAAGATGCCGACGCTGCAATCTGGGACGACGGTGACCATGACTTTTGCGGACACGAAAAGCGACAGTCAGAAGAAGAAGCTTTCGAAGATTGGCGATAACGGTTGGTATCAGCATTTCAACCAGATCAGCAAGTTCGTTTCGGCCGGCGGGGAAGGTGAAGTATTTGAGAACAAGTTCAACTTTGCCGCGTTCCGTTACGTGATCGTCGAAGGTCTTTCCTCGCTGCCGGCAAAGCGCAGTGTGAAGGCGATGCTGGTCGATAGCGACCTGGAACACACGGCTTCTTTTGAATGCTCGAAAGATCTTTTCAATCGTATTCACGAGGTGAATAAATGGACCCAGCAATGTCTGAATCTCGGCGGCTACTACGTGGATTGCCCGCACCGCGAGCGGATGGGCTACGGAGACGGGCAGGTGGCGACCGAAGGATTCATGACCAACTTCCGGGCCGACAGATTCTATCGTAAGTGGCTGACGGACTGGCGACTCCTCCAGAAACCCGATGGCGGGTTGCCCAACTCGGCGCCGTTTGGCAAGGGCGGCGGAGGGCCTGGCTGGGGAGGGTTGCTGTCCGCCATTGCCTGGCGACATTTCCTTTACTACGGCGACAAGTCCGTTCTAGAAGAAAATTACGATGCGATTCGCCGGTACGTCGAGCATTTGGAGACGATCAGTCAGAGCAATGGCGATATTCTAACCGGCAAGACAGGCAAGTTCAGCTTCATCGGCGATTGGGTAGCGCCTCGCAGAGGGATGGATACCAACAATGCGCCGAGCCATGAAGCCCGCGAACTCTTCAATAACTGTTACCGCATCCAACAAATCGAACTACTCATACAAATGGCTCGCGTTCTGGAGAAGACCGACGATGTCAATGACTACAACAACCGCGTTTCGGAGATCCGCTCCAAGGTTCACAAGGCATTCTATGACGTCGAGAAGCAGCAATACGTATTAGACGGCCAGGCCTACTACGTCATGCCGTTGATGACCGGCGTGACCCCGGATGCAACTCGACCGCTGCTGCTTAAGAAGTTGGAAGAGAACATCCTCCTCAAGAACACAGGTCATCTCGATACCGGCATGCTGGGCACGTACTTCATGATGGAGTACCTTCGCGACATCGGGCGCAGCGACTTGGTCTTTACGATGTTCAATCAGACCACATATCCGGGATGGGGATACATGCTCCAGCAAGACGCTACAACGCTGTGGGAGCAGTGGAACGGTTACTGGTCTCAGGTCCATTCCTGTTTCACTTCACCCGACAACTGGCTTTACCAGGGGGTGGCGGGCATCCAGGCCGATGCGTCTGCGCCCGGGTTCAAGAATGCCATTATCAAGCCCGATATCGTCGGCGACGTCACTTGGGTCAGGAGCCATTACGACTCCAATTACGGGAGATTTGTCAGCAACTGGCAGCTCGAAGGGGATCGATTGAAGATGCACGTGACCGTCCCCGCTAACGCGACCGCTACGGTCTACGTGCCGGCAGGCGGCATGAACGACGTCAGCGAAAGCGGGCGCCCACTCGATCAGACACCGGGGGTCGAATTCCTACGCATTGAAGACGGCAAGGTCGTGTTGCGCGTGGTGGCGGGAGTTTACTCATTCGAGGCACAAAAGAGTTCCAAGTGA
- a CDS encoding alpha/beta hydrolase encodes MKFKKALILLLAGLPLVLVAQEIPQDVQQEILTNNPSLDQNGDGKLSIREYKKDSKSVSKAEEVTSEKNATQEIGFRGQKYTPAPGVTKKTEIYKNTAEKDLEITLHFPAAWTAEDKRPVMVFFFGGGWKKGTTKQFLIQADYFASRGIVTARPNYRLKPDGVTPDKCVEDARSAIRWLRANAARLGIDPDKVISAGGSAGGHLAYCTSIKHGADDPNDDKTISCIPQAMVLFNPGLFYSDSEGVMASVGGGTLSAERLQLISPLDHADKDTPPALILFGTKDKLKRGADEYLRLAKKVGIRAEMFTAEGENHGFFNTEPWLSKTTAKVDKFLVSLGYLDEMK; translated from the coding sequence ATGAAATTCAAAAAAGCATTGATACTCTTACTGGCGGGTCTGCCGCTGGTGCTTGTGGCGCAAGAAATCCCACAGGATGTCCAGCAGGAAATCCTGACGAACAACCCAAGCCTCGACCAGAATGGTGATGGCAAGCTGAGCATAAGGGAATACAAAAAAGACTCGAAGTCCGTGTCCAAAGCTGAGGAGGTGACCTCGGAAAAAAATGCAACGCAAGAGATCGGCTTCCGTGGGCAGAAGTATACACCGGCCCCGGGAGTCACCAAGAAAACTGAAATATACAAGAACACGGCAGAAAAGGACTTGGAAATCACCCTCCATTTTCCAGCGGCGTGGACGGCTGAGGACAAGCGTCCGGTCATGGTCTTCTTCTTCGGTGGCGGCTGGAAAAAGGGGACGACCAAGCAGTTCCTGATTCAGGCCGATTACTTTGCTTCCCGAGGCATCGTCACTGCCAGGCCCAACTACCGGTTGAAACCGGACGGAGTTACCCCTGACAAGTGCGTGGAAGATGCCCGCAGTGCGATCCGTTGGCTCCGTGCAAACGCAGCCAGGTTGGGGATCGATCCGGATAAGGTGATCTCGGCGGGCGGATCGGCCGGTGGCCATTTGGCCTACTGCACCTCGATCAAGCATGGCGCTGACGATCCGAACGATGACAAAACCATCTCCTGCATCCCTCAGGCCATGGTCCTGTTCAATCCGGGGCTTTTCTATTCGGATAGCGAGGGGGTAATGGCCTCGGTCGGCGGGGGAACTTTGTCGGCGGAAAGACTTCAACTCATCTCGCCGCTCGATCACGCGGACAAAGACACGCCTCCCGCACTGATTCTGTTCGGCACGAAGGACAAATTGAAGAGGGGTGCTGATGAGTACCTGAGGTTAGCCAAAAAAGTCGGGATTCGCGCCGAGATGTTTACTGCCGAAGGGGAGAATCACGGTTTCTTCAACACGGAGCCGTGGCTAAGCAAGACAACTGCCAAGGTAGACAAGTTCTTGGTTTCACTTGGCTATCTCGATGAAATGAAATAG
- a CDS encoding DUF3419 family protein: protein MVRQWVGQKCFSYVHKKNLVYNTCWEDPKLDREALQLGSDDNVLVITSAGCNALDYAIEAPEHVFAVDMNPLQNALLELKIAAIRSLTFEDFFRVFGLGFHHQWPALYHDVVRRQLQPTYQRVWDRRIGFFDGSGPRKSFYYRGTAGFFAWVISGYINRSPAIREAIEEILATKTIQQQQEVYDARNVNDLLWRKPLRWLLQRDATLAMLGVPRSQRKQIDRIYPGGIVRFIQDRIEAVFKKIPLHDNYFWRVYLTGQYTPECCPEYLKADSFQALKDGLVDRVTTHSNTVQGFLAGHRGSISRFVLLDHMDWMYDQYPDLLEAEWQSIINRASPQSRVLWRSAALQVDFVNPLTVLADGKEVQIGELLRYHPEMAADLHARDRVHTYGSFYIADLAGVAA from the coding sequence ATGGTCAGACAATGGGTTGGTCAAAAGTGCTTCTCCTACGTGCACAAGAAAAACCTGGTTTACAACACGTGCTGGGAAGATCCGAAACTAGACCGCGAAGCACTCCAATTGGGTAGCGACGATAACGTGCTGGTGATCACATCGGCTGGCTGTAACGCACTGGATTACGCGATCGAGGCACCCGAGCATGTTTTTGCGGTCGACATGAATCCCTTGCAGAATGCACTCTTGGAGTTGAAGATCGCCGCCATTCGCAGTCTCACGTTTGAGGACTTCTTTCGCGTTTTCGGACTCGGTTTCCACCATCAATGGCCCGCGCTCTATCACGATGTTGTCCGCCGGCAGTTGCAACCGACGTACCAGCGGGTGTGGGATCGCCGCATCGGATTCTTCGACGGCTCGGGACCGCGCAAGAGTTTCTATTATCGGGGTACGGCTGGCTTTTTCGCTTGGGTGATAAGCGGATACATCAATCGATCGCCCGCGATTCGCGAAGCGATCGAGGAAATCCTGGCCACCAAGACGATTCAGCAGCAGCAAGAGGTTTATGACGCCAGAAACGTCAATGACTTGCTCTGGCGAAAGCCGCTCCGCTGGCTCCTGCAACGCGATGCCACGCTCGCCATGCTGGGTGTTCCCCGCAGCCAGCGAAAGCAGATTGATCGCATCTATCCGGGTGGTATCGTCCGATTCATCCAAGATCGTATTGAGGCTGTGTTTAAGAAGATTCCTTTGCATGATAACTACTTCTGGCGCGTCTATCTGACGGGTCAGTACACGCCGGAGTGTTGTCCCGAGTATCTCAAGGCGGACAGTTTTCAGGCGCTCAAGGACGGGTTGGTCGATCGGGTCACAACCCACAGCAATACCGTGCAAGGCTTTCTCGCTGGTCATCGCGGTAGCATTTCGCGATTCGTGCTGCTGGACCACATGGACTGGATGTACGACCAGTATCCTGATCTGTTGGAAGCCGAATGGCAAAGCATCATCAACCGCGCTTCCCCGCAGTCGCGGGTCCTGTGGCGCAGTGCAGCACTCCAGGTCGACTTTGTGAATCCACTGACCGTTCTGGCAGATGGAAAAGAAGTGCAGATCGGCGAGTTGCTCCGATATCATCCTGAGATGGCTGCGGATCTGCACGCTCGGGATCGCGTTCATACGTACGGCAGCTTTTACATCGCGGACCTCGCGGGGGTTGCGGCATGA